aatggaGTAATCTTGCAACTATggcttaacattttttttcctttgaagattgaacttatttttagaaaataaagaagtcaaatattattttttacattttcaaagatgccaaccttcaaatattgataattcttagaaaaaaaagagatgtttttagatttatttattattatttattttttttttttttatgttcaaaatgcCTATCTTTCTTCTATGGACAAACTCCTCTGCAATATAATAGGTTTCACGGAGTGGTGAAGTCATGGAattcaatgaagaagaatgcTGGAGGGTTAGGTCTAAAATTCTTCTTGAAGTAAGtcaaattttccttattttttttataactaccTTATTTCTTgatgatatataaatatgaaataaagcTTTGGTTTTTGATTGAGAAGTGTTGGATTCAATTTTTGTAGAATATTTGAGATTGCTCcatcaacaaaaaaattgttctcattcCTAAAAGACTCAAAGGTTCCTCTAGAGAAGAACCCAAAGCTCAAGTCCCATGgcatgacctttttttttttttttttttatggttggtTACTCTTAACCCCCACCCCCAAATGGGTTATTAAAGATGACCATATACAAAATTTGAGGATTATGAACATTACAataattggaaattttttttatttattctaatcaTCTATAGGTGTGAACCTTTATAGCTCAGAATATAGGTGAGCTTTTGAACCAAACCCCACCAAGATAGAATATGTGAATTATATTCCTATTGGatcttatattataaatttataatgttcttacaaaaaatgaaaagtgtCCTCCAATAATTTTCTAATGGTCTAACATGCCTCCCCTACAACCATCCAAAGACTACATTATTGATCCTCCTCAACTACCTTTTCCTTAGTCTTTTCTCATTTGAAAATCACAAAGTAGTCAACATAATCATACAAAATTTACATAGTTTATAAGAGGAAtaatctttgaaaatatttttcaaacaaatcttCTCATTATTCCCATCAAACCAACTTCAACCATGAAAAATACATGTTTGGATatccaaatattaaattacaagCTGCAAGCTTTAgcaaattttccatatttgattctttttgtaACTTTGTGCAGACTTGTGAATCAGTTGTTCAACATCAAAAAGCCGACCAAGTGACAATGAGAGACTCTACCTTGAAGAAATTAGGTGTTGTTCACTACAAATCTGGTGTCCTTGATGAACACTATGAGGTATATATAGTTATTATAAAGTTTATGAAATTTTCAAGATGTTGCAACTctttcaatttgatgatttacaaacaatttttgaacctgaaaaataaattattcggATCACATAGGTTACAAAGTTTGCATTGTGGGAAACAATAAAGGAAACAGTTCCTGAAATGTGGTCACTAGCAAGCAAATGATTAGTTAGTTGTTGCTATCAAATCAGAGATGAAGTTGTCCTCTTACACATATGTGATCGAATCATCTATAAAATAAGACCGAATGAATGTATTGATACACAGGAGCTTGTTTGTTTTGGTTGTGTTTTTGGTTTATTCATTAGGTGTGTGTTggaataaatatttgaaaaggtCTTAGTTTGAGAGAAGAGCTATTTTTTCAATTgtgttttgtttggttgaaagaaaataaaattttaagattttgttcCACCTTTTTGCAAATTCTTCAATCTTCCTTGTAGAAAAATGGATGGTAGGAAAAGATTAAGGGTTAGACTAAAGTGATATTGGAATCTAGAAGATGAAGCCATAAAAGAATGTTAGTAAAATAACATTTCCCATACCACTAATATTCAAAAACCAGATGTTATTGAGGCATCATCATCAATTTttgccaaaaataaataaccctATTTTATAAGGATTGGGATTTCATTTCTTGCAAAACAAATaggatttcatttcttttggtTCAGATTTGCTCTTTGTCCATCAGTCATTGTAAGGTTAACCaactatcatttttcttattcaatcatgCTCTGTCATTTTGAGATatattaagtgacttaagcccttAATGGGTTTAAGTCATTTAAGCCTATTGGGAAACCCTATCAATATCCTCTTAAGAATTAGggtttttataactttttcatTGAGTTGTTTTCCACTTCTAAAGATAAAAGAGAGTCATAGTTACCCTTACTTCCCCCTATCAAACGTGTGTCAAGACCAAAGAAAAGCTATCAAGTGAAATATCTTGGGTCTATGAGACTTCTAGTGACATCgatttgatttttcaacactTGGATTCAAGGTTTAGAAACATCAAAATCTAAAGGATAATTTTTTAACCCTAaagttcaatttatatatatatatgtgtgtgtgtgtgtgtgatacACTACAGTATGTGAtgtttctcaaataaatttacCCATCACAttgaaagacaattttttttaaccgcTATTTCCATAATTTCTAACCATTAGT
Above is a genomic segment from Vitis riparia cultivar Riparia Gloire de Montpellier isolate 1030 chromosome 14, EGFV_Vit.rip_1.0, whole genome shotgun sequence containing:
- the LOC117930073 gene encoding hemoglobin-2-like, encoding MGEKNSGMVDEQSMGAMEDLRQKFHGVVKSWNSMKKNAGGLGLKFFLKIFEIAPSTKKLFSFLKDSKVPLEKNPKLKSHGMTYFVQTCESVVQHQKADQVTMRDSTLKKLGVVHYKSGVLDEHYEVTKFALWETIKETVPEMWSLASK